One genomic window of Nicotiana sylvestris chromosome 10, ASM39365v2, whole genome shotgun sequence includes the following:
- the LOC138879820 gene encoding uncharacterized protein: MALYEASYGIRCYSLIGFEPGKAILLGTDLVCDALEKVKSIQERLRIAQSRQKSYDDWKVFDVAFMDGAKVLLRVLPMKGVMRFGNKCKLSPQYISPFEVLERVGELEENLSYEEESVASLDR, translated from the exons atggctctatatgaggcatCATATGGGATTCGGTGCTATTCTCTAATTGGTTTTGAGCCTGGCAAAGCTATATTATTAGGCACAGATTTGGTTTgtgatgctttagagaaggtgaagtcgattcaggagcgacttcgtatagcgcagtccagacaaaagagttatgatgATTGGAAGGTTTTTGATGTGGCTTTCATGGATGGTGCAAAGGTTCTTCTTagagttttgcctatgaagggcgtgatgagatttggaaataaGTGCAAGTTGAGCCCTCAGTATATTAGTCCATTTGAGGTTTTGGAGAGAGTTGGTGAG TTAGAAGAAAATTTGTCTTATGAAGAAGAGTCGGTGGCCAGTTTGGATAGGTAG